One part of the Bacteroidia bacterium genome encodes these proteins:
- a CDS encoding T9SS type A sorting domain-containing protein, with amino-acid sequence MIGLSLQGFSQERYLDEIFTDNEIMVTDSVIYGVNFSILPAFLGIVQDTIPVPLYMDVYAPMNDTTTDRPVIIFGIGGTFFPAIVNGGFTGERVDPANVDFAMRMAKRGYVVAVVQYRRGWNPLGSALVQQRTILHAAYRGIQDMRNAVRFFKFTEAEQADLFGIDPSRIAVGGNGTGGYMSYGATYLKRFEQTLQEKFIDFSTTPATPFLDTTLFGDPYGIDSAGINRPNYPTYSSDFQMGFALGGALGDRSWVEIGDAPFVALHCERDPGAPYEVGDVLAVDGTTNPPSPFAVIPGGAGGMEVTKRADSLGNQDIFKGINWGDTLFTIAAAKSGDIPGLYPFDTPYTPGPANCLPGNPPSDTLAEWGGPWNYFNEAVAEATWNFVFMDRINSNPPTQVDGATAVCVNKRGNPNDMTIATAYMDTIVRYLAPHLAIALQLPTSTSVNDIVIDENVEVFPNPANNFLTVQYRDGIKNIEAVKLLDLNGRTVRNYTGLNTTEFEIQRNELSPGLYILQVSLPDGIVNKKILFE; translated from the coding sequence ATGATAGGTCTATCACTCCAGGGATTTTCCCAGGAACGTTATCTGGATGAAATATTTACAGATAATGAGATCATGGTGACGGACTCTGTTATATATGGAGTTAATTTCAGTATTCTTCCTGCATTTCTCGGCATCGTTCAGGATACCATTCCGGTACCTTTGTATATGGATGTATATGCACCCATGAATGATACCACTACTGATCGTCCTGTGATCATCTTTGGTATTGGAGGAACTTTCTTTCCGGCAATCGTAAATGGAGGATTTACTGGAGAAAGAGTAGATCCTGCCAATGTTGATTTTGCAATGCGCATGGCCAAAAGAGGCTACGTTGTAGCAGTTGTTCAATATCGTAGAGGTTGGAATCCACTAGGTTCTGCTTTGGTTCAGCAAAGAACCATTCTGCATGCTGCTTATAGAGGTATTCAGGATATGCGTAATGCAGTTCGTTTCTTCAAATTTACAGAAGCCGAACAAGCTGATCTATTTGGTATAGATCCTAGTAGAATCGCTGTTGGAGGAAATGGTACAGGTGGATATATGTCATATGGAGCTACTTACCTAAAACGCTTCGAACAAACACTACAGGAAAAATTTATCGATTTCAGTACGACACCTGCAACTCCTTTCCTGGATACTACCCTTTTTGGTGATCCTTATGGAATAGACAGTGCTGGTATTAACCGTCCTAACTATCCTACTTATAGCTCTGACTTCCAAATGGGATTCGCTTTAGGCGGTGCTTTGGGAGATCGTTCCTGGGTAGAAATAGGAGATGCTCCTTTTGTAGCTCTACATTGTGAAAGAGACCCGGGTGCACCCTATGAAGTAGGAGATGTACTTGCAGTTGATGGTACAACCAATCCTCCAAGTCCATTCGCAGTAATCCCTGGGGGTGCTGGTGGTATGGAAGTAACTAAAAGAGCCGACTCTTTAGGGAACCAGGATATTTTCAAGGGCATTAATTGGGGAGATACCCTTTTCACGATTGCTGCTGCAAAAAGCGGTGATATCCCAGGGCTGTATCCATTTGACACCCCTTATACTCCCGGCCCAGCTAACTGTCTACCTGGTAATCCTCCAAGTGATACCCTGGCAGAATGGGGGGGTCCCTGGAATTATTTCAATGAAGCTGTTGCAGAAGCAACCTGGAATTTTGTTTTCATGGACAGAATTAATTCGAACCCTCCAACTCAGGTTGATGGAGCTACGGCAGTATGTGTAAACAAAAGAGGTAATCCAAACGATATGACCATTGCTACAGCCTATATGGATACTATCGTTCGTTACCTTGCTCCTCACTTGGCAATTGCACTTCAATTGCCTACTTCTACCAGCGTAAATGACATAGTTATCGACGAAAATGTAGAGGTATTCCCCAACCCAGCCAACAACTTCCTGACTGTTCAGTACAGAGACGGTATCAAGAATATCGAAGCTGTGAAACTACTTGACCTAAACGGAAGAACGGTTAGAAATTATACAGGTCTTAATACTACTGAATTCGAAATTCAGCGCAATGAGCTTAGCCCTGGATTGTATATCCTGCAAGTAAGTCTGCCTGATGGAATAGTAAACAAGAAGATTCTTTTTGAATAA